A part of Candidatus Acidiferrales bacterium genomic DNA contains:
- a CDS encoding nuclear transport factor 2 family protein, with amino-acid sequence MKSKSVLVIAMVAFFALIPSAQSQQKQKTPESMIPESPAAVVARELDQDIGKMLAAWQLGNIEEMHKYYADDATWVSGAYAPPIVGWDNYVAVYKQEVSRISGGQLIRRNTNFFHYNDTAWVCYQWEFDANVDGRASTTRGQTTLVFVKAGNHWLIVHNHTSQIYP; translated from the coding sequence ATGAAAAGCAAATCCGTATTGGTAATCGCAATGGTCGCTTTTTTTGCGCTGATACCTTCCGCTCAATCGCAGCAGAAGCAAAAAACTCCAGAGAGCATGATTCCGGAATCTCCCGCCGCTGTGGTTGCCCGGGAACTCGATCAGGACATTGGCAAAATGCTGGCCGCCTGGCAGTTGGGCAACATTGAGGAAATGCACAAATATTATGCCGACGACGCGACCTGGGTCTCTGGAGCTTATGCTCCGCCGATCGTGGGCTGGGACAACTACGTCGCCGTCTACAAGCAGGAAGTCAGTCGAATCTCCGGCGGGCAGCTCATTCGCCGCAACACCAATTTCTTCCATTACAACGACACCGCCTGGGTGTGCTATCAGTGGGAGTTCGATGCCAATGTGGATGGCCGCGCTTCAACCACGCGGGGACAAACAACTCTCGTCTTTGTAAAAGCCGGCAATCACTGGCTGATTGTCCACAATCACACTTCTCAAATCTACCCCTGA
- a CDS encoding acyl-[ACP]--phospholipid O-acyltransferase, with the protein MPEKSRWRRGFWSLIATQFQGAFNENGLKYFVIYLVLGMNLSKTNEDRKVLLVGALFSLPFIIFSMSGGYLADRFSKRSVTIWIKYFEITLMLLATAAFAWHSLNLALLCVFLASTQGALFGPSKYGLLPELLPEKLLSWGNGVLELGTFLAIIAGSVAGAFMADFFRTRQEIPGLIFFGCSMLGLATSYTITRVPAADVEKKFRANFLGDLWSQGRLIRRDRVLWLAVLGNTYFWFFGALLQFDIVFYGKYVLRTSDFHDGILQAGAAVGIGLGCLAAGYFSDGKIEYGLVPLGAMGMTGFAFALAARGLPFATVLVLLAAVGFAGGFFVVPVNALIQHRPDEANKGGVIATANLLSFVGIFAASGVYYVLTSFLHLGPAAIFFWAAIATLFAGAYLLYLLPDSLLRLLLWLATHTIYRIEVRGRENVPEKGGALLVPNHASFVDAALLIASTDRFVRFLMFKDIYEHPLIRPFAKILRVIPISPQQRPREMIHSLREATESLHNGDVVCIFPEGQMTRIGQMLPFRRGMERIMKGVEAPIIPVHIDGIWGSVFSFSRGHFFWKFPRRIPYPVSVTFGKPLPPTATSQEARQAVQDVGVEAFEHRKRYMKTLHRSILQTARRYPRRLAMADGRTPKVRSISAVAKAIFLARRLRSEWRGQEMTGILLPPSVGGALANLGAMLAGKIPVNLNYTASNESLESCARQCQLETVITSREFLERVHVKPPARAIFIEEAAANPSFGEKLIAAIAALFFPARIVEKIAGAVRAPQLDDTATIIFSSGSTGEPKGVVLMHYNIGANVEQLMQVFLLYKDERILGILPFFHSFGFTGTLCLPLIAGVGVVFHPNPLDSRTIGGLVSGYKITMLLATPTFLQTYTRRCAPEDFGSLRFVMAGAEKMPERIAQAFEDHFGIRPLEGYGCTECSPVVAVNTRDFRAANFRQVGAKRGSIGHPLPGMSAKILDPETKEPRGSDQSGLLFVRGPNVMNGYLNQPEKTAEVLQGGWYNTGDIATIDEDGFIRITDRLNRFSKIGGEMVPHIKIEEKLQELSGSAEQVFAVTSIPDEKKGERLFVLHTLPEEALLECLQHLAQCELPALWRPRADQFARIENLPYLGTGKLDLRRLREIALKLSSDA; encoded by the coding sequence ATGCCGGAAAAGTCCCGATGGCGGCGCGGTTTCTGGAGCCTGATTGCGACGCAATTCCAGGGAGCGTTCAACGAAAACGGGCTGAAGTATTTCGTCATTTATCTGGTCCTCGGAATGAACCTGAGCAAAACCAACGAGGACCGGAAAGTCCTGCTTGTCGGCGCGCTCTTTTCCCTTCCTTTTATTATCTTTTCGATGAGCGGCGGATACCTGGCCGACCGATTCAGCAAAAGAAGCGTCACCATCTGGATCAAATATTTTGAAATTACGCTGATGCTGCTGGCGACGGCGGCGTTTGCCTGGCACAGCCTGAACCTGGCGCTTTTGTGCGTGTTTCTGGCGAGCACGCAGGGCGCTCTTTTCGGGCCTTCGAAGTACGGACTCCTGCCGGAACTGCTGCCGGAAAAATTGCTCTCGTGGGGGAATGGCGTACTGGAGCTGGGAACGTTTCTCGCGATCATCGCGGGAAGCGTGGCAGGCGCGTTCATGGCCGATTTTTTCCGCACGCGGCAAGAAATCCCGGGGCTGATCTTTTTCGGTTGTTCGATGCTGGGACTGGCGACGAGTTACACGATCACGCGCGTACCGGCGGCGGATGTCGAGAAGAAATTCCGGGCGAATTTTCTGGGCGATTTATGGTCGCAAGGGAGATTGATCCGCCGGGACCGCGTACTGTGGCTTGCCGTGCTGGGAAATACGTACTTCTGGTTTTTCGGCGCGCTGCTGCAATTCGACATCGTGTTTTATGGGAAGTACGTGCTGCGAACGAGCGATTTTCACGATGGAATTCTGCAAGCAGGAGCGGCAGTGGGAATCGGACTGGGATGCCTGGCTGCAGGATATTTTTCCGACGGGAAAATCGAATATGGACTCGTGCCGCTGGGGGCGATGGGGATGACCGGGTTTGCCTTTGCGCTGGCAGCGCGGGGGCTTCCGTTTGCGACGGTGCTCGTGCTGCTGGCTGCGGTGGGATTCGCTGGAGGATTTTTCGTCGTGCCGGTGAATGCGCTGATTCAGCACCGGCCGGACGAAGCAAACAAAGGCGGAGTGATTGCGACGGCAAATCTTCTGTCGTTTGTCGGCATATTTGCGGCGTCGGGAGTTTATTACGTCCTAACAAGTTTCTTGCATCTGGGACCGGCGGCGATTTTCTTCTGGGCAGCGATAGCAACGCTTTTCGCCGGCGCATACCTTCTCTATCTGCTCCCCGATTCTCTGCTGCGACTCTTGCTGTGGCTGGCGACGCACACGATTTACCGCATCGAGGTTCGCGGACGAGAGAATGTTCCGGAAAAAGGCGGGGCGCTGCTGGTTCCAAACCACGCTTCGTTCGTGGATGCGGCGCTGCTGATCGCGTCGACAGACCGATTCGTGCGGTTTCTGATGTTCAAGGATATTTACGAGCATCCGCTAATCCGGCCGTTCGCGAAGATTCTCCGCGTGATTCCGATTTCGCCGCAACAGCGCCCGCGGGAAATGATTCATTCGCTGCGCGAAGCGACCGAGTCTCTGCACAACGGAGACGTAGTCTGCATTTTTCCCGAAGGGCAAATGACGCGGATCGGGCAGATGCTGCCCTTTCGCCGGGGAATGGAACGAATCATGAAAGGCGTGGAGGCGCCAATCATCCCGGTGCATATCGACGGCATCTGGGGATCCGTTTTCAGTTTCTCAAGAGGGCATTTCTTCTGGAAGTTCCCGCGGCGGATTCCGTATCCGGTGAGCGTCACGTTCGGCAAGCCTTTGCCACCGACGGCGACTTCGCAGGAAGCGCGACAGGCGGTGCAGGACGTGGGCGTCGAGGCGTTTGAACACCGCAAGCGCTACATGAAAACGCTGCACCGTTCGATTCTGCAAACGGCAAGGCGTTATCCAAGGCGGCTGGCGATGGCCGACGGACGAACGCCGAAGGTGCGTTCCATCAGCGCAGTGGCAAAGGCAATTTTCCTGGCACGACGACTGCGAAGCGAATGGCGCGGGCAGGAAATGACGGGCATCCTGCTGCCGCCTTCGGTGGGCGGGGCGCTGGCGAATCTGGGGGCAATGCTGGCGGGGAAAATCCCTGTGAACTTGAATTACACAGCGTCGAATGAATCGCTGGAATCATGCGCGAGGCAATGCCAACTGGAAACGGTGATTACGTCGCGGGAATTTCTGGAACGCGTGCACGTCAAACCGCCGGCGCGGGCGATTTTCATCGAAGAAGCAGCGGCGAATCCCAGCTTCGGCGAGAAGCTGATCGCAGCGATTGCGGCGCTGTTTTTTCCCGCGCGCATTGTGGAGAAGATTGCAGGAGCCGTGCGGGCACCGCAGCTCGATGATACAGCGACGATCATTTTTTCGAGCGGTTCGACGGGAGAACCGAAAGGCGTTGTGCTGATGCACTACAACATTGGGGCCAACGTCGAGCAACTGATGCAGGTCTTCTTGCTGTACAAAGACGAGCGCATCCTGGGGATACTTCCGTTCTTCCATTCATTTGGATTTACAGGAACGCTCTGCTTGCCGCTGATTGCGGGCGTGGGAGTGGTGTTCCATCCGAATCCGCTCGATTCGCGAACGATTGGCGGGCTCGTGAGCGGATACAAGATCACGATGCTACTGGCCACGCCAACATTTTTGCAGACGTACACGCGACGCTGCGCGCCGGAAGATTTCGGCAGCCTGCGATTCGTCATGGCTGGCGCGGAAAAAATGCCGGAGCGCATTGCGCAGGCGTTTGAAGATCATTTCGGAATCCGGCCGCTGGAAGGTTACGGCTGCACGGAATGCTCGCCGGTGGTGGCGGTGAATACGCGGGATTTTCGCGCGGCGAATTTCCGTCAAGTGGGCGCGAAGCGAGGCAGCATCGGGCATCCGCTGCCGGGGATGAGCGCGAAGATTCTCGATCCGGAAACAAAAGAGCCGCGCGGTAGCGATCAATCGGGCTTGCTTTTTGTGCGCGGGCCGAACGTGATGAATGGTTATTTGAATCAACCGGAGAAAACGGCGGAAGTGCTGCAGGGGGGCTGGTACAACACCGGCGACATTGCGACGATCGATGAAGATGGGTTCATTCGGATTACGGACCGGCTGAACCGCTTCAGCAAGATTGGCGGCGAAATGGTGCCGCATATTAAAATCGAAGAAAAATTGCAGGAGTTGTCAGGGAGCGCGGAGCAGGTGTTTGCGGTGACATCGATTCCCGATGAGAAGAAGGGTGAGCGGCTGTTTGTGCTGCACACGCTGCCGGAAGAAGCGTTGCTTGAATGCCTGCAACACCTGGCGCAGTGCGAATTGCCGGCGCTCTGGAGGCCGCGAGCGGATCAGTTCGCACGCATCGAGAATTTGCCGTACCTGGGCACAGGGAAGCTGGATCTGCGGCGGCTTCGAGAGATTGCACTCAAGTTATCCAGCGATGCGTGA
- a CDS encoding GntR family transcriptional regulator yields the protein MYSKLEIEMREDNSREPREQGIPRLSLASAVAEKLREMIIRGQIEEGEQLRQDVIATDLNVSRIPVREAMRQLDAEGLIRIVPHHGAVVAALSADEIGELFDMRVLLECDVLRCSIPNLRESDFQKAEAILKRYENALEMNEEVTNWGQLNWQFHSTLYSRAGRPRFMAMIQQINNNSDRYMRLQLYLTREFSRANEQHRTLLELCRNRDTEAACALLELHIRNAGRWLKEFIRKRNS from the coding sequence ATGTATTCGAAACTGGAAATCGAAATGAGAGAAGACAATTCTCGCGAGCCGCGGGAGCAAGGAATACCCAGACTGTCGCTTGCGTCGGCAGTGGCCGAAAAACTGCGGGAGATGATTATCCGGGGGCAGATTGAAGAAGGCGAACAACTTCGCCAGGACGTGATTGCCACGGATCTGAACGTGAGCCGAATCCCGGTGCGCGAAGCCATGCGGCAGCTCGATGCGGAAGGATTGATTCGCATTGTTCCGCACCACGGGGCGGTGGTGGCGGCGCTTTCGGCGGATGAAATCGGCGAATTGTTTGACATGCGCGTGCTGCTGGAATGCGACGTGCTGCGCTGTTCGATTCCGAACCTAAGGGAATCTGACTTCCAGAAGGCGGAAGCGATCCTGAAGCGGTATGAAAATGCGCTGGAGATGAATGAAGAAGTGACCAACTGGGGCCAACTGAACTGGCAATTCCATTCGACGCTTTATTCGCGCGCCGGGCGGCCACGGTTCATGGCAATGATTCAGCAGATCAATAACAACTCCGACCGTTACATGCGGTTGCAATTGTACCTGACGCGCGAATTCAGCCGGGCCAACGAGCAGCATCGCACACTTCTGGAACTGTGCCGCAATCGCGATACGGAAGCCGCCTGCGCTCTGCTGGAACTCCACATCCGCAACGCGGGCCGTTGGCTGAAGGAATTCATCAGGAAGCGAAACTCGTAA
- a CDS encoding proline racemase family protein — protein MQISRLIMAVDAHACGEPGRVITGGVLDVPGKTMFEKKNYLEKHGDDLRKLMLREPRGYPASNCNLILPPADPRADAGFVIMEQVEYPPMSGTNTICVVTVLLETGMIPIHDRIMRLKLDTPAGLVEVEAETDNGKVTRVTFQNVPAFAVHLDKPIEVRKLGTVKVDVAYGGMFYVIADAESLGLRLTPDEAHDIARAGEMIKAAATEQLPVAHPENPEISGITIAQLSAPSKMPGVHRQNAVIVSTGKVDWDKPASWTGALDRSPCGTGTCAKMAALHAKGQLPLQQDFVHEGILGTTFTGRLVGETRVGPYRAVIPAISGRAWITGFAQYVVEPSDPFPAGFTVGDIWGNMR, from the coding sequence TTGCAAATTTCGCGGCTGATCATGGCGGTGGACGCCCATGCGTGCGGCGAACCAGGGCGCGTCATTACCGGCGGGGTGCTCGACGTGCCCGGCAAGACGATGTTCGAGAAAAAAAACTATCTGGAAAAGCATGGAGATGACTTGCGCAAACTGATGCTGCGCGAGCCGCGCGGGTATCCGGCATCGAACTGCAATTTGATTCTTCCGCCAGCGGACCCTCGTGCGGATGCAGGATTCGTGATCATGGAGCAGGTCGAATACCCGCCGATGTCGGGCACGAACACGATTTGCGTTGTGACGGTGCTGCTCGAGACGGGAATGATTCCGATCCACGACCGCATCATGCGCCTGAAGCTGGACACGCCAGCGGGACTTGTGGAAGTGGAGGCCGAAACGGACAATGGCAAAGTGACGAGGGTAACGTTTCAAAATGTGCCGGCGTTTGCGGTGCATCTCGACAAACCGATTGAAGTACGCAAACTCGGAACCGTGAAAGTGGATGTGGCCTACGGGGGGATGTTTTATGTGATCGCGGATGCGGAGTCGCTGGGCCTGCGCTTGACGCCGGATGAAGCTCATGACATTGCGCGTGCGGGAGAAATGATCAAAGCGGCGGCGACGGAGCAGCTTCCCGTTGCACATCCTGAAAATCCAGAGATTTCAGGGATTACGATTGCGCAGCTTTCCGCGCCGTCGAAAATGCCGGGCGTTCACCGACAGAATGCCGTGATTGTCTCCACGGGGAAGGTGGACTGGGACAAGCCAGCATCATGGACCGGCGCGCTGGACCGCTCGCCATGCGGCACAGGAACGTGCGCGAAGATGGCGGCGCTGCATGCAAAAGGACAGCTACCGCTGCAACAGGATTTTGTTCATGAGGGGATTCTGGGAACGACGTTTACGGGACGGCTGGTGGGCGAAACGCGCGTGGGCCCCTACCGCGCAGTGATTCCCGCGATCAGCGGACGCGCGTGGATCACGGGATTCGCGCAATACGTTGTGGAGCCGAGCGACCCATTTCCCGCGGGATTTACGGTTGGAGACATTTGGGGAAATATGAGATAA
- a CDS encoding proline racemase family protein, with product MDRVRVVDSHTEGEPTRLVIAGGPPLGTGSLASRVERFRREFDWFRSAVVNEPRGSDAIVGALLCEPVDKSCAAGVIFFNNVGYLGMCGHGTIGLIVTLAYLDRLKPGEHRVETPVGIVMTHFHESGEVSVDNVPSYRHAADVAVDVPGHGRVVGDIAWGGNWFFLVEQQDGHPGLELEFSNIDRLTEFTWAIRKALEDHHITGAHGEVIDHIELYAPSRLARANSKNFVLCPGKSYDRSPCGTGTSAKMACLYAEGKLKEGQVWRQESIVGSMFEGSISIRNGELHPTIKGRAYVNAESELILDRRDPFCFGITK from the coding sequence ATGGATCGTGTCCGTGTCGTTGATTCCCATACTGAAGGCGAACCCACGCGCTTGGTTATCGCCGGAGGCCCGCCGCTCGGCACTGGCTCTTTGGCCTCGCGCGTGGAGCGTTTTCGCCGCGAGTTCGATTGGTTTCGTTCCGCCGTCGTCAACGAGCCGCGTGGCTCAGACGCCATCGTCGGCGCGCTTCTCTGCGAGCCCGTGGACAAATCCTGCGCCGCAGGCGTGATCTTCTTCAACAATGTCGGCTATCTCGGCATGTGCGGCCACGGCACCATCGGCCTCATCGTCACCCTCGCCTATTTGGATCGCCTCAAGCCCGGCGAGCATCGCGTCGAGACTCCGGTTGGCATTGTCATGACGCATTTTCACGAGTCCGGCGAAGTCTCCGTCGACAACGTCCCAAGCTATCGCCATGCCGCCGATGTTGCCGTAGACGTTCCCGGTCACGGGCGCGTCGTCGGCGACATCGCCTGGGGCGGAAACTGGTTTTTTCTCGTCGAGCAGCAGGATGGCCATCCCGGCCTCGAACTCGAATTCTCCAATATCGACCGTCTCACCGAATTCACATGGGCCATTCGCAAGGCGCTCGAAGACCATCACATCACCGGCGCGCACGGCGAAGTCATCGACCACATCGAACTTTACGCTCCTTCCCGCCTTGCCCGCGCCAATAGCAAAAATTTCGTCTTGTGCCCGGGGAAAAGTTACGACCGTTCGCCCTGCGGAACCGGAACCAGCGCGAAGATGGCCTGCCTCTACGCCGAAGGCAAATTAAAGGAAGGCCAAGTCTGGCGGCAGGAGAGTATCGTCGGCAGCATGTTTGAAGGCAGCATTTCGATTCGCAATGGCGAGCTTCACCCGACAATCAAGGGACGCGCCTACGTAAACGCGGAAAGCGAATTGATTCTCGACCGCCGCGATCCCTTTTGCTTCGGCATCACAAAATGA
- a CDS encoding FAD-dependent oxidoreductase — MSRASCDVVVIGAGIVGAACALACAREGLRVAIVEAETVGGGATAAGMGHLVVMDDSEAQFALTHYSQLLWQKLAPELPADVEFESCGTIWVAADEEEMAAAKQKKNFYESRGVHAEILDAKSLREAEPNLREGLPGGLLVPSDAVIYAPCAARFLVEQAQSRGAQLYLPAVVTEITADAVCLNNGSALSARWVVNAAGSWSSSLTPGIEVKKRKGHLLITDRYPGYVKHQLVELGYLKSAHSFTAESVAFNVQPRLTGQMLIGSSRQFGVEGKEINSAMLARMLARAEDFLPGIARLSAIRSWTGFRAATPDKLPLIGPYSAREGGADNLFLATGHEGLGITTSLGTAALLVDQLLDRPSQIPVAPYLPSRARENVHA; from the coding sequence ATGAGCCGTGCTTCCTGCGATGTCGTAGTCATCGGCGCGGGCATTGTCGGCGCTGCATGCGCCTTGGCCTGCGCCCGCGAAGGGTTGCGCGTCGCCATCGTCGAAGCGGAAACCGTCGGCGGCGGGGCCACGGCCGCCGGCATGGGCCATCTCGTCGTGATGGACGACTCCGAAGCACAATTCGCTCTCACGCATTATTCCCAGCTTCTCTGGCAAAAACTCGCACCCGAGCTTCCGGCCGATGTCGAATTCGAATCCTGCGGCACGATTTGGGTCGCTGCAGACGAAGAAGAAATGGCCGCTGCGAAACAGAAAAAAAACTTCTACGAATCGCGCGGCGTGCATGCCGAGATTCTCGATGCAAAATCCCTGCGCGAAGCCGAGCCGAATTTGCGTGAGGGTCTTCCCGGTGGCCTTCTCGTTCCCAGCGACGCCGTAATTTATGCGCCTTGCGCCGCGCGTTTCCTCGTCGAGCAAGCCCAGTCGCGCGGCGCGCAGTTGTACCTTCCCGCCGTGGTTACGGAGATCACCGCGGACGCCGTCTGTCTCAACAATGGCTCAGCGCTCTCCGCTCGCTGGGTTGTCAACGCCGCCGGCAGTTGGTCGTCTTCGCTCACGCCGGGAATCGAAGTCAAAAAGCGCAAAGGCCACTTGCTCATCACCGATCGTTATCCCGGCTACGTGAAGCATCAGTTGGTCGAGCTTGGCTATCTGAAAAGCGCCCATTCCTTCACCGCGGAATCCGTGGCTTTCAATGTTCAACCGCGTCTCACGGGCCAGATGCTCATCGGTTCCTCGCGCCAATTCGGCGTCGAAGGTAAGGAAATCAATTCCGCCATGCTTGCCCGCATGCTCGCGCGCGCAGAAGATTTTCTTCCTGGCATAGCCAGGCTCTCCGCCATTCGCAGTTGGACCGGTTTTCGCGCCGCCACGCCCGATAAACTGCCTTTGATTGGCCCTTACTCCGCGCGCGAAGGCGGCGCCGATAATTTGTTCTTGGCCACTGGCCACGAGGGTCTTGGCATCACCACGTCGCTCGGCACCGCCGCGCTTCTTGTCGATCAGTTGCTCGACCGGCCATCCCAAATCCCCGTCGCGCCGTATCTCCCGTCGCGCGCTCGCGAGAATGTCCATGCCTGA
- a CDS encoding (2Fe-2S)-binding protein — translation MPDAISITVNGTAVHVPPNTTALAAILMSRASSSVPFVRRSVTGEPRGPLCAMGVCFECRATINGQHHSRTCLILCAPGMDIRTDD, via the coding sequence ATGCCTGACGCTATCTCCATCACCGTCAACGGAACGGCCGTTCACGTGCCGCCAAACACCACCGCTCTCGCCGCGATTCTCATGAGCCGCGCCTCATCTTCCGTTCCATTCGTTCGCCGCTCCGTCACGGGCGAGCCGCGCGGCCCTCTCTGCGCCATGGGCGTTTGTTTCGAATGCCGCGCCACGATCAATGGTCAGCATCACAGCCGCACATGCCTCATTCTTTGCGCGCCAGGAATGGACATTCGCACCGATGACTAG
- a CDS encoding FAD/NAD(P)-binding oxidoreductase: MTSASRRFDILIVGAGPAGIAAACCAAESGLRVGIVDNNSHPGGQIWRAASQDSAVPEAVSWYEKLAASRAEFLSSTEIYDHPAPGVLLAASPSGVCELSYARLILCTGAREHFLPFPGWTLPNVIGAGGLQALVKSGFSVAGKKIIVAGSGPLLLAVAAYLREHGGDVRLIAEQSSWPRLIRFGFALAFQKEKLAQSFQLKRQLSGIPYKAGCWPVAAEGNGRVESVTLRRGNKTWSEACDYLACGFFLVPNVELPSLLGCELRVGFVRVDDFQQTTVSEVYCAGEPTGIGGLELSLVEGRIAGHAAAGNREAARKLFAERHRARGFAAALQRAFSLRGELRSLPVAATFICRCEDVTLARLRKHSSWRAAKLQTRCGMGPCQGRICGPAVEFLLGWKPESVRPPIYPVSVASLAKNISIESQSSLQEELR; the protein is encoded by the coding sequence ATGACTAGCGCGAGCCGCAGATTCGACATCCTAATCGTCGGCGCTGGTCCCGCGGGCATTGCCGCCGCATGCTGCGCTGCCGAAAGCGGTCTTCGCGTCGGCATCGTCGACAATAATTCGCATCCCGGCGGTCAAATCTGGCGCGCCGCCTCGCAGGACTCTGCTGTTCCCGAAGCCGTTTCCTGGTATGAAAAACTCGCCGCCTCGCGCGCGGAGTTTCTCTCCAGCACGGAAATTTATGACCACCCCGCGCCCGGCGTACTCCTCGCCGCATCTCCCAGTGGAGTTTGCGAACTCTCTTACGCGAGATTGATTCTCTGCACTGGCGCGCGCGAACACTTCCTCCCGTTTCCAGGTTGGACGCTTCCCAACGTCATCGGCGCAGGCGGCCTGCAAGCGCTTGTCAAATCCGGTTTCTCCGTCGCAGGCAAGAAAATCATCGTCGCCGGCAGCGGCCCGCTTCTTCTCGCTGTCGCCGCGTATCTTCGCGAGCATGGCGGCGATGTGCGCCTGATCGCCGAGCAATCTTCCTGGCCGCGCCTGATTCGTTTCGGTTTCGCGCTCGCGTTTCAAAAAGAAAAACTCGCGCAATCGTTTCAATTGAAGCGCCAGCTCTCCGGCATTCCTTATAAAGCCGGCTGCTGGCCCGTCGCCGCCGAAGGCAATGGCCGCGTCGAAAGCGTTACTCTGCGCCGCGGAAATAAAACGTGGAGTGAAGCGTGCGACTATCTCGCCTGCGGTTTTTTCCTCGTGCCCAATGTCGAGCTTCCCTCGCTTCTCGGCTGCGAACTTCGCGTCGGCTTCGTCCGCGTCGATGACTTTCAGCAGACCACGGTCTCCGAAGTCTATTGCGCCGGCGAACCGACCGGCATCGGCGGCCTTGAGCTTTCGCTCGTTGAAGGTCGGATCGCCGGCCACGCCGCCGCGGGCAATCGTGAAGCCGCTCGCAAGCTTTTTGCCGAGCGTCATCGTGCGCGCGGCTTCGCCGCCGCGCTTCAGCGCGCCTTTTCTTTGCGCGGCGAGTTACGCTCCCTCCCCGTCGCCGCAACTTTCATCTGCCGTTGCGAGGATGTTACGCTCGCGCGCTTGCGGAAACATTCTTCCTGGCGCGCCGCCAAACTGCAGACGCGCTGCGGCATGGGCCCGTGCCAGGGGCGAATCTGCGGTCCGGCGGTCGAATTCCTGCTTGGCTGGAAGCCGGAATCCGTCCGTCCGCCGATTTATCCCGTTTCCGTCGCCAGCCTTGCGAAAAATATCTCAATCGAATCACAATCTTCACTTCAAGAGGAGCTTCGATGA
- a CDS encoding dihydrodipicolinate synthase family protein: MNWTGVIPAITTCFDQNYKIDHSFMARHCRWLVESACTGIVPLGSLGEGSTLEYAEKLAVIETCVRAVGSQVPVAAAIASLRTAEAVDLAKAAADKGCSGLMILPPYVYRGDWREMKSHVAAVLRATNLPCMLYNNPVSYGTDFFPEQIAELAREHANLASVKESSTDVRRVTAIRALLGDRLAILVGVDDAIVEGIRVGAVGWIAGLVNAFPQESVDLFNFAAAGDFDKAFGIYKWFLPLLRMDTVPKFVQLIKLAQQEVGMGNARVRAPRLELTGEELAEAKAIIRRAMETRPHSRAAHEAARS; encoded by the coding sequence ATGAATTGGACAGGCGTAATTCCCGCGATCACCACGTGCTTCGACCAGAACTACAAAATCGATCACAGCTTTATGGCCAGGCATTGCCGCTGGCTGGTCGAAAGCGCTTGCACGGGCATCGTCCCTCTCGGCTCGCTCGGCGAAGGCTCGACGCTCGAGTACGCGGAAAAACTCGCCGTCATCGAGACTTGCGTTCGCGCCGTCGGCTCGCAAGTTCCTGTCGCTGCCGCGATTGCTTCGCTGCGCACCGCCGAAGCGGTGGATCTCGCCAAAGCCGCCGCTGACAAGGGCTGCTCCGGTCTGATGATTCTTCCTCCTTACGTGTATCGTGGCGATTGGCGCGAGATGAAGTCCCACGTCGCCGCTGTCCTTCGCGCTACGAACCTTCCTTGCATGCTCTATAACAATCCTGTCTCCTACGGCACGGATTTTTTCCCCGAGCAGATTGCCGAACTCGCTCGCGAACACGCCAATCTTGCATCCGTAAAGGAATCCAGCACTGACGTCCGCCGCGTCACCGCCATTCGCGCTCTGCTCGGCGATCGCCTCGCGATTCTCGTCGGCGTGGACGACGCCATCGTGGAAGGCATCCGCGTCGGCGCCGTCGGATGGATCGCTGGTCTCGTCAACGCCTTTCCGCAGGAGTCCGTGGATCTGTTCAACTTTGCCGCCGCCGGCGACTTCGACAAAGCTTTCGGCATCTATAAGTGGTTCCTGCCGCTCTTGCGCATGGACACCGTTCCGAAATTTGTGCAGCTCATCAAGCTCGCACAGCAAGAAGTCGGCATGGGCAATGCGCGCGTCCGCGCTCCGCGTTTGGAACTTACCGGCGAAGAGCTCGCCGAAGCAAAGGCCATCATCCGTCGTGCAATGGAAACGCGTCCGCATTCGCGCGCTGCTCACGAAGCGGCTCGCTCGTAA